Part of the Labrenzia sp. PHM005 genome is shown below.
TGACTGTCTTGGCTCCGGTCAGAACCTCCAGCACAAAATCGGACTTGCGGTCGTCTTGAGCGGCTCGCTCGGCAACAACCGTTTGCAGCTCTTTGTTTCGACGCAACGCGAACAACATGAAACCGCACAAAAGCACCACCGGCACAAACGCCAACGGTCCACCAATGAAGATTAAGACTGCAAGAAAAATCCCGCCAGCGGGCAAGTCGATTGCCAACAAGCGAGCCTGATCGCCGTAGTGGTCGGACACCGATTGCAAAGATCGCAGTTGGTGGACCTGTACGGAAACAGGTGTCTTTGCCAAGCTGTCCGGCTCGGCATCCAAAATGCGGCGGAACAATTCCATATGGGCCTGATGGTTAAACCCTGCCCCCAAACGCCCAACGACAGCGACCCGGGAAATCTTGATCGCAGCATCCGCAATCAAAACCACAACAACGCCGGACATCAGCACCAGCAAAGTGTCTGTCGCCATATTCGGCAAAACGCGGTCGTAAACCTGTAAAATCGCCAAGGGCATTGCCAGCCCCAGGACGTTCGCAAATATCGATGCAAAGATGACATCGGCCGGAAGTGAAGGCGACGAGATCCGTTGCCCCGTCAAAGAATGACGGATGCGTAGTTTTGGAAGAAAAAAACTCGACGAAACAAACTTCAACATACGACTGCCAGAATCACTTGCAAGCTGATTAAAGCTGGACCTTTCGGGTTTAAAAAACGTTTACCTTAGCAACGGGTTCTGCGGATTTTCCGAAAGCTTTCGCATTACTTACGGGTATATTTTTCCGCTTTATTAACGCTGAACGTATTGCTTGTCAGTATCGACAATTGTGTGAAAAGCGCGTTCGCAATGGCTACCGAAGCAGAAACCCGGAAACCGGCTCAAAAAGATAATTCTTCCTCTGGGGGAGAAAGCCAAACAACTTTGTCGTCAGACAATTACCTGAATTCCGGTTTTCTGGACACACGTGATCCGAAACTCGACAAGGCACATGACTATCATCTTGAGCAGGACCTCGGCGAGACCATGGAACAGGTCAACGCTAATCTGCATCTGGGCACTGATGATGACGCCAAGGATTACACAGCCTTCGTTAAGGATGGGACTTCCGATGTAAGCGGACAAGCGGTTGTCGATCCGCTTGCAAGCGCTGCCGCTTCGGAAGCCTTTGGTGTTGATGCAGGCCAGTCGGGCGGTCAGTCGTTCACAGTCGATGAAAACTCGTCATTTGCCGGGTCTGGTCCGTCACCTTCTTCAGGCGGCGGCCAGGATCAGACGACCCAAGGCGGCACAACGAGCCGGAGCCGGCTTGTGTCTGAAAGCGGGTCTGATCCTGCTCAAAACACAGATGCCGGATCCGATGGCGGTGCTTCTGCTTTCCCGGCCGCCTCTGCCGCGCTGCCGGACGCTGAGAGTGACGCCGCAGCTGGCCCAGTCGCTTCGGAACTGCAAGATGTGGTTGATGCTGACACAGCCGTCAATTCTGTCGGAGAAGACGCTGGCATCGGCGATGCAACCGGGATTCAAGCGTTTGCTGATGTTGCCGATGGCGCATCGGTCACCTACAGCCTGATTGATGACGCCGGCGGTTTATTCACCATCGATCCGGTGACAGGAATTGTTTCCGTTGCAGGTGAACTCGACGCGGAAACAGCCGGCAGCCACACGATCGAAGTATTGGTCACGGCTTCCGATGGCGCCACTGAAACCCAAACCTTCACGATTGTTCTTCAGGACGTCAACGAATTTGGCATCACTGATGTCGCTGACACCGATGGCGCTGTCGACGGTTTTTTGGAAGATGCTGAAGGCGGAACCTATACCGGTATAACCGTCGAAGCCTCGGACAACGATGCATCGGACAGCGTGACCTACTCTGTTAGCGATTCCCGTTTCGAAATCGACGAGAATGGTGTTGTCACGATCAAGGACGGAGCCAGCTTTGATGCTGATACCGAGCCTTCTGTGTCCCTGACCGTCACGGCAACATCAACGGATGGCTCGACATCGTCACAGACCTTCACGCTGACCATAGCGGATGTCGATGAATTTGACGTCGGTGCGGTGACGGATGTTGATGGATCCGTCAATCAGATTTCGGAATTCGCGGAAGCCGGTGACATTGTCGGCATCACTGCTTTTGCGAGCGATGAGGATGTATCAGCTACAGTATCTTATAGCGTTGACGATCCCCGCTTCACCATTGACGCAGATGGCACGGTTCGAGTTGCTGAAGGCGCGAGTTTTGATGCTGAAACCGAAGGCGCGATCAGTCTCTCAATCACCGCAACCTCCAGCGATGGTTCTACGTCGAGCAAAACGTTCTCCGTCAAAGTGTCGGATGAAAATGAATTTGGTGTTTCTGCAACGACAGATCTGGATGCGTCGGCCAACACCATCGCGGAAGATGCTGGTGCGGGAACAACCGTCGGCATAAAAGTAACCGCCACAGATAACGATGCCACCGACACGGTGTCTTACTCTGTCGATGACGGACGGTTTGAAGTTGCAGCCGACGGCACGGTGACAGTCGCAGACGGTGCAAGCTTCGATGCGGAAACCGAATCTTCCATTGACGTTACTGTAACGTCCACCTCGACAGATGGGTCAACGTCCAATCAGACCTTTACTATCGACGTAACCGATGTGAACGAATCTGACGTCTCCGCAACGACCGATACAGATGCGTCTGACAATACGATTGCAGAGGATGCGTCTGAAGGCACAGCTGTGGGCATCACCGCTAGCGCGACCGATGACGATGTGACTGACACCGTCTCCTATGCAGTCGATGACGGCCGCTTCACTGTCGATGCCGACGGAACGGTCCGCGTGGCGGCCGGTGCTGCCTTTGATGCAGAGACCGAAGGCTCCATCGATATCACCGTCACCTCGACCTCCACCGACGGCACGACGTCCCAGGAAACCTTCACCGTTGCTGTTTCCGATGTGAACGAGAGCGACGTTTCCGCGACGACCGATACGGATGCGTCCGACAATACGATTGCCGAAGATGCTTCTGAAGGCACAGCAGTCGGCATCACTGCCTCTGCCACAGACGATGATGTGACTGACACCGTCTCCTATTCCGTCGATGATGGCCGCTTCACTGTCGATGCGGATGGTACGGTCCGCGTGGCAGCTGGCGCGGCCTTTGACGCGGAGACCGAAGGCTCCATCGATATCACCGTGACCTCGACGTCCACCGATGGCACCACGTCACAGGAAACCTTCACCGTTGCTGTTTCCGATGTGAACGAAAGCGATGTCTCGGCCACGACTGACACAGACGCCTCCGACAACACAATTGCCGAGGACGCTTCTGAAGGCACCGCCGTTGGCATCACCGCCAGCGCGACCGATGACGATGCCACAGACACCGTCTCCTATTCGGTCGACGATGGCCGCTTTACGGTCGATGCGGATGGCACAGTTCGTGTTGCCTCTGGTGCAGCGTTTGACGCCGAAACTGAAGGCTCCATCGATATCACCGTGACCTCGACGTCCACCGACGGCACCACGTCCCAGGAAACCTTCACCGTTGCGGTTTCCGATGTGAACGAAAGCGACGTCTCGGCCACGACCGATACGGATGCTGCTGACAACACCCTTGCCGAAGATGCTTCTGAAGGCACCGCCGTTGGCATCACCGCCAGCGCAACCGATGACGATGCTACTGACACAGTCTCCTATTCCGTCGATGATGGCCGCTTCACTGTCGATGCGGATGGTACGGTGCGCGTGGCGGCCGGCGCGGCCTTTGACGCGGAAACCGAAGGTTCTATAGACATCACCGTGACGTCCACCTCCACCGATGGCACCACGTCGCAGGAGACCTTCACGGTGGCCGTCTCCGACGTCAACGAGAGCGACGTCTCGGCCACGACTGACACAGACGCCTCCGACAACACAATTGCCGAAGATGCCAGCGAAGGCACCACGGTTGGCATCACCGCCAGCGCAACCGATGACGATGCTACTGATACAGTGAGCTACGCCGTTGACGATGGCCGGTTCACCGTCGATGCGGACGGCACGGTTCGCGTGGCAGCAGGCGCTGCCTTTGACGCGGAAACCGAAGGTTCCATCGACATCACGGTCACCTCGACCTCCACCGATGGCACCACGTCCCAGGAAACGTTTACGGTCTCTGTCTCGGATGTAAACGAAGCTGATGTCTCTGCCACGACTGATACAGATGCCTCGGACAACACAATTGCCGAGGACGCTTCTGAAGGCACCGCGGTTGGTATTACCGCCAGCGCGACCGATGACGATGCCACAGACACCGTCTCCTATTCGGTCGACGATGGCCGCTTCACCGTCGATGCGGATGGTACGGTGCGCGTGGCGGCCGGCGCGGCCTTTGACGCGGAGACCGAAGGCTCCATCGACATCACCGTCACCTCGACCTCCACCGATGGCACGACCTCGAGCGAGACGTTTACGGTTGCCGTCTCGGATGTGAACGAGAGCGATATCTCGGCCACAACTGATACAGACGCTGCTGACAACACCATTGCCGAAGATGCTTCTGAAGGCACAGCAGTCGGCATCACCGCTAGCGCCACAGACGACGATGTCACCGACACCGTCTCCTATGCAGTCGATGACGGCCGCTTCATTGTCGATGCGGACGGCACGGTCCGCGTGGCAGCAGGCGCGGCCTTTGACGCGGAAACTGAAGGTTCCATCGATATCACGGTGACGTCCACCTCCACCGATGGCACCACGTCCCAGGAAACCTTCACCGTTGCTGTCTCGGATGTGAACGAGAGCGATATCTCGGCCACAACTGATACAGACGCTGCTGACAACACCATTGCCGAAGATGCTTCTGAAGGCACAGCAGTCGGCATCACCGCTAGCGCGACCGATGACGATGTGACTGACACCGTCTCCTATGCAGTCGATGACGGCCGCTTCACTGTCGATGCCGACGGAACGGTCCGCGTGGCGGCCGGTGCTGCCTTTGATGCAGAGACCGAATCTTCTATCGATGTTACTGTCACTTCCACATCCACTGATGGGTCGACGTCCAACGAGACCTTTACTATTCAGGTAGCTGACGTCAACGAGTCTGGCGTCTCTGCGACCACCGATACGGACGCCGCTGACAACACCGTCGCCGAAGATGCGAGCGAAGGCACGGCCGTTGGCATCACCGCCTCTGCCACAGACGACGATGTCACCGACACCGTCTCTTATTCTGTTGACGATGGCCGCTTTACCGTCGATGCGGACGGCACGGTCCGCGTTGCCTCTGGTGCAGCGTTTGACGCGGAAACCGAAGGCTCCATCGACATCACCGTGACCTCGACATCAACCGATGGCACGACATCGCAGGAGACCTTCACGGTGGCCGTCTCCGACGTCAACGAGAGCGACGTCTCGGCCACGACTGACACAGACGCCTCCGACAACACAATTGCCGAAGATGCCAGCGAAGGCACCACGGTTGGCATCACCGCCAGCGCAACCGATGACGATGCTACTGATACAGTGAGCTACGCCGTTGACGATGGCCGCTTCACTGTCGATGCGGATGGTACGGTCCGCGTGGCGGCCGGCGCGGCCTTTGACGCGGAAACCGAAGGTTCTATAGACATCACCGTGACGTCCACCTCCACCGATGGCACCACGTCGCAGGAGACCTTCACGGTGGCCGTCTCCGACGTCAACGAGAGCGACGTCTCGGCCACGACTGACACAGACGCCTCCGACAACACAATTGCCGAAGATGCCAGCGAAGGCACCACGGTTGGCATCACCGCCAGCGCAACCGATGACGATGCTACTGATACAGTGAGCTACGCCGTTGACGATGGCCGGTTCACCGTCGATGCGGACGGCACGGTTCGCGTGGCAGCAGGCGCTGCCTTTGACGCGGAAACCGAAGGTTCCATCGACATCACCGTGACGTCGACCTCGACCGATGGCACGACATCGCAGGAGACCTTCACCGTCGCCGTCTCGGATGTGAACGAAAGCGATGTCTCGGCCACGACCGATACAGACGCTTCGGATAATACGATTGCCGAGGACGCTTCTGAAGGCACCGCCGTTGGCATCACAGCATCGGCCACAGACGATGATGTGACTGACACCGTTTCCTACGCTGTCGATGATGGCCGCTTTACTGTCGATGCGGACGGCACGGTGCGCGTGGCGGCCGGCGCGGCCTTTGACGCGGAAACCGAAGGCTCCATCGATATCACCGTGACCTCGACCTCCACCGATGGCACGACATCGCAGGAGACCTTCACCGTCGCTGTTTCCGATGTGAACGAATCTGACGTCTCCGCAACGGCCGATACAGATGCGTCTGACAATACGATTGCAGAGGATGCGTCTGAAGGCACAGCTGTGGGCATCACAGCATCCGCCACTGATGACGATGCCACAGACACAGTCTCCTATTCCGTCGATGATGGCCGCTTTACCGTCGATGCGGACGGCACGGTTCGGGTCGCCGCCGGAGCTGCCTTTGACGCGGAAACCGAAGGCTCCATCGACATCACCGTGACTTCAACCTCCACCGATGGCACCACGTCACAGGAAACCTTCACCGTTGCTGTCTCGGATGTGAACGAGAGCGATATCTCGGCCACAACTGATACAGACGCTGCTGACAACACCATTGCCGAAGATGCTTCTGAAGGCACAGCAGTCGGCATCACCGCTAGCGCGACCGATGACGATGTGACTGACACCGTTTCCTACGCTGTCGATGATGGCCGCTTTACTGTCGATGCGGACGGCACAGTTCGCGTTGCCTCTGGTGCAGCGTTTGACGCCGAAACTGAAGGCTCCATCGACATCACCGTGACGTCGACCTCGACCGATGGCACGACATCGCAGGAGACCTTCACCGTCGCCGTCTCGGATGTGAACGAAAGCGATGTCTCGGCCACGACCGATACAGACGCTTCGGATAATACGATTGCCGAGGACGCTTCTGAAGGCACCGCCGTTGGCATCACAGCATCGGCCACAGACGATGATGTGACTGACACCGTTTCCTACGCTGTCGATGATGGCCGCTTTACGGTCGATGCGGATGGCACAGTTCGTGTTGCCTCTGGTGCAGCGTTTGACGCCGAAACTGAAGGCTCCATCGACATCACCGTGACGTCGACCTCGACCGATGGCACGACATCGCAGGAGACCTTCACCGTCGCCGTCTCGGATGTGAACGAAAGCGATGTCTCGGCCACGACCGATACAGACGCTTCGGATAATACGATTGCCGAGGACGCTTCTGAAGGCACCGCCGTTGGCATCACAGCATCGGCCACAGACGATGATGTGACTGACACCGTTTCCTACGCTGTCGATGATGGCCGCTTTACTGTCGATGCGGACGGCACGGTGCGCGTGGCAGCAGGCGCGGCCTTTGACGCGGAAACCGAAGGCTCCATCGACATCACCGTCACCTCGACCTCCACCGATGGCACGACATCGCAGGAAACCTTCACCGTCGCCGTCTCTGATGTGAACGAGAGCGACGTCTCGGCCACGACTGACACAGACACCTCCGACAACACAATTGCCGAGGACGCTTCTGAAGGCACCGCCGTTGGCATCACAGCATCGGCCACAGACGATGATGTGACTGACACCGTTTCCTACGCTGTTGACGACGGCCGCTTTACGGTCGATGCGGACGGCACGGTGCGCGTGGCAGCAGGCGCGGCCTTTGACGCGGAAACCGAAGGCTCCATCGACATCACCGTCACCTCGACCTCCACCGATGGCACGACATCGCAGGAAACCTTCACCGTCGCCGTCTCTGATGTGAACGAGAGCGATATCTCGGCAACGACCGACACAGACACCTCCGACAACACAATTGCCGAGGACGCTTCTGAAGGCACCGCGGTTGGTATTACCGCCAGCGCGACCGATGACGATGCCACAGACACCGTCTCCTATTCGGTCGACGATGGCCGCTTTACCGTCGATGCGGACGGCACGGTCCGCGTTGCCTCTGGTGCAGCGTTTGACGCGGAAACCGAAGGTTCCATCGACATCACCGTGACCTCGACATCAACCGATGGCACCACGTCCCAGGAAACCTTCACCGTTGCCGTTTCTGACGTCAATGAGAGCGATGTCTCGGCAACGACCGACACAGACGCCTCCGACAACACCATCGCGGAAGATGCGAGCGAAGGCACCGCTGTTGGCATCACAGCATCCGCCACTGATGACGATGCCACAGACACAGTCTCCTATTCCGTCGATGATGGCCGCTTTACCGTCGATGCGGACGGCACGGTCCGCGTTGCCTCTGGTGCAGCGTTTGACGCGGAAACCGAAGGCTCCATCGATATCACCGTGACCTCGACATCAACCGATGGCACGACCTCCCAAGAAACGTTTACGGTTGCTGTCTCGGATGTGAACGAGAGCGATGTCTCCGCCACGACCGACACAGACGCCTCTGACAACACCATTGCCGAAGATGTCAGCGAAGGCACCGCCGTTGGCATCACAGCATCGGCCACAGACGATGATGTGACTGACACCGTTTCCTACGCTGTCGATGATGGCCGCTTTACTGTCGATGCGGACGGCACAGTTCGCGTTGCCTCTGGTGCAGCGTTTGACGCCGAAACTGAAGGCTCCATCGACATCACCGTGACGTCGACCTCGACCGATGGCACGACATCGCAGGAGACCTTCACCGTCGCCGTCTCGGATGTGAACGAAAGCGATGTCTCGGCCACGACCGATACAGACGCTTCGGATAATACGATTGCCGAGGACGCTTCTGAAGGCACCGCCGTTGGCATCACAGCATCGGCCACAGACGATGATGTGACTGACACCGTTTCCTACGCTGTCGATGATGGCCGCTTTACTGTCGATGCGGACGGCACAGTTCGTGTTGCCTCTGGTGCAGCGTTTGACGCCGAAACTGAAGGCTCCATCGACATCACCGTGACGTCGACCTCGACCGATGGCACGACATCGCAGGAGACCTTCACCGTCGCCGTCTCGGATGTGAACGAAAGCGATGTCTCGGCCACGACCGATACAGACGCTTCGGATAATACGATTGCCGAGGACGCTTCTGAAGGCACCGCCGTTGGCATCACAGCATCGGCCACAGACGATGATGTGACTGACACCGTTTCCTACGCTGTCGATGATGGCCGCTTTACTGTCGATGCGGACGGCACGGTGCGCGTGGCAGCAGGCGCGGCCTTTGACGCGGAAACCGAAGGCTCCATCGACATCACCGTCACCTCGACCTCCACCGATGGCACGACATCGCAGGAAACCTTCACCGTCGCCGTCTCTGATGTGAACGAGAGCGATATCTCGGCCACGACTGACACAGACACCTCCGACAACACAATTGCCGAGGACGCTTCTGAAGGCACCGCCGTTGGCATCACAGCATCGGCCACAGACGATGATGTGACTGACACCGTTTCCTACGCTGTCGATGATGGCCGCTTTACTGTCGATGCGGACGGCACAGTTCGCGTTGCCTCTGGTGCAGCGTTTGACGCCGAAACTGAAGGCTCCATCGACATCACCGTGACGTCGACCTCGACCGATGGCACGACATCGCAGGAGACCTTCACCGTCGCCGTCTCGGATGTGAACGAAAGCGATGTCTCGGCCACGACCGATACAGACGCTTCGGATAATACGATTGCCGAGGACGCTTCTGAAGGCACCGCCGTTGGCATCACAGCATCGGCCACAGACGATGATGTGACTGACACCGTTTCCTACGCTGTCGATGATGGCCGCTTTACTGTCGATGCGGACGGCACAGTTCGCGTTGCCTCTGGTGCAGCGTTTGACGCCGAAACTGAAGGCTCCATCGACATCACCGTGACGTCGACCTCGACCGATGGCACGACATCGCAGGAGACCTTCACCGTCGCCGTCTCGGATGTGAACGAAAGCGATGTCTCGGCCACGACCGATACAGACGCTTCGGATAATACGATTGCCGAGGACGCTTCTGAAGGCACCGCCGTTGGCATCACAGCATCGGCCACAGACGATGATGTGACTGACACCGTTTCCTACGCTGTCGATGATGGCCGCTTTACTGTCGATGCGGACGGCACGGTGCGCGTGGCAGCAGGCGCGGCCTTTGACGCGGAAACCGAAGGCTCCATCGATATCACCGTGACCTCGACATCAACCGATGGCACGACATCGCAGGAGACCTTCACCGTCGCTGTTTCCGATGTGAACGAATCTGACGTCTCCGCAACGGCCGATACAGATGCGTCTGACAATACGATTGCAGAGGATGCGTCTGAAGGCACAGCTGTGGGCATCACAGCATCCGCCACTGATGACGATGCCACAGACACAGTCTCCTATTCCGTCGATGATGGCCGCTTTACCGTCGATGCGGACGGCACGGTTCGGGTCGCCGCCGGAGCTGCCTTTGACGCGGAAACCGAAGGCTCCATCGACATCACCGTGACTTCAACCTCCACCGATGGCACCACGTCACAGGAAACGTTTACGGTTGCTGTCTCCGATGTCGACGAATTCGATGTTGGTGCCGTCACCGACACCGATGCGACGGCAAACACGATCGCGGAAGACGCTTCAGCCGGAGCAACCGTCGGTGTCACCGCCTTC
Proteins encoded:
- a CDS encoding cadherin domain-containing protein, whose amino-acid sequence is MATEAETRKPAQKDNSSSGGESQTTLSSDNYLNSGFLDTRDPKLDKAHDYHLEQDLGETMEQVNANLHLGTDDDAKDYTAFVKDGTSDVSGQAVVDPLASAAASEAFGVDAGQSGGQSFTVDENSSFAGSGPSPSSGGGQDQTTQGGTTSRSRLVSESGSDPAQNTDAGSDGGASAFPAASAALPDAESDAAAGPVASELQDVVDADTAVNSVGEDAGIGDATGIQAFADVADGASVTYSLIDDAGGLFTIDPVTGIVSVAGELDAETAGSHTIEVLVTASDGATETQTFTIVLQDVNEFGITDVADTDGAVDGFLEDAEGGTYTGITVEASDNDASDSVTYSVSDSRFEIDENGVVTIKDGASFDADTEPSVSLTVTATSTDGSTSSQTFTLTIADVDEFDVGAVTDVDGSVNQISEFAEAGDIVGITAFASDEDVSATVSYSVDDPRFTIDADGTVRVAEGASFDAETEGAISLSITATSSDGSTSSKTFSVKVSDENEFGVSATTDLDASANTIAEDAGAGTTVGIKVTATDNDATDTVSYSVDDGRFEVAADGTVTVADGASFDAETESSIDVTVTSTSTDGSTSNQTFTIDVTDVNESDVSATTDTDASDNTIAEDASEGTAVGITASATDDDVTDTVSYAVDDGRFTVDADGTVRVAAGAAFDAETEGSIDITVTSTSTDGTTSQETFTVAVSDVNESDVSATTDTDASDNTIAEDASEGTAVGITASATDDDVTDTVSYSVDDGRFTVDADGTVRVAAGAAFDAETEGSIDITVTSTSTDGTTSQETFTVAVSDVNESDVSATTDTDASDNTIAEDASEGTAVGITASATDDDATDTVSYSVDDGRFTVDADGTVRVASGAAFDAETEGSIDITVTSTSTDGTTSQETFTVAVSDVNESDVSATTDTDAADNTLAEDASEGTAVGITASATDDDATDTVSYSVDDGRFTVDADGTVRVAAGAAFDAETEGSIDITVTSTSTDGTTSQETFTVAVSDVNESDVSATTDTDASDNTIAEDASEGTTVGITASATDDDATDTVSYAVDDGRFTVDADGTVRVAAGAAFDAETEGSIDITVTSTSTDGTTSQETFTVSVSDVNEADVSATTDTDASDNTIAEDASEGTAVGITASATDDDATDTVSYSVDDGRFTVDADGTVRVAAGAAFDAETEGSIDITVTSTSTDGTTSSETFTVAVSDVNESDISATTDTDAADNTIAEDASEGTAVGITASATDDDVTDTVSYAVDDGRFIVDADGTVRVAAGAAFDAETEGSIDITVTSTSTDGTTSQETFTVAVSDVNESDISATTDTDAADNTIAEDASEGTAVGITASATDDDVTDTVSYAVDDGRFTVDADGTVRVAAGAAFDAETESSIDVTVTSTSTDGSTSNETFTIQVADVNESGVSATTDTDAADNTVAEDASEGTAVGITASATDDDVTDTVSYSVDDGRFTVDADGTVRVASGAAFDAETEGSIDITVTSTSTDGTTSQETFTVAVSDVNESDVSATTDTDASDNTIAEDASEGTTVGITASATDDDATDTVSYAVDDGRFTVDADGTVRVAAGAAFDAETEGSIDITVTSTSTDGTTSQETFTVAVSDVNESDVSATTDTDASDNTIAEDASEGTTVGITASATDDDATDTVSYAVDDGRFTVDADGTVRVAAGAAFDAETEGSIDITVTSTSTDGTTSQETFTVAVSDVNESDVSATTDTDASDNTIAEDASEGTAVGITASATDDDVTDTVSYAVDDGRFTVDADGTVRVAAGAAFDAETEGSIDITVTSTSTDGTTSQETFTVAVSDVNESDVSATADTDASDNTIAEDASEGTAVGITASATDDDATDTVSYSVDDGRFTVDADGTVRVAAGAAFDAETEGSIDITVTSTSTDGTTSQETFTVAVSDVNESDISATTDTDAADNTIAEDASEGTAVGITASATDDDVTDTVSYAVDDGRFTVDADGTVRVASGAAFDAETEGSIDITVTSTSTDGTTSQETFTVAVSDVNESDVSATTDTDASDNTIAEDASEGTAVGITASATDDDVTDTVSYAVDDGRFTVDADGTVRVASGAAFDAETEGSIDITVTSTSTDGTTSQETFTVAVSDVNESDVSATTDTDASDNTIAEDASEGTAVGITASATDDDVTDTVSYAVDDGRFTVDADGTVRVAAGAAFDAETEGSIDITVTSTSTDGTTSQETFTVAVSDVNESDVSATTDTDTSDNTIAEDASEGTAVGITASATDDDVTDTVSYAVDDGRFTVDADGTVRVAAGAAFDAETEGSIDITVTSTSTDGTTSQETFTVAVSDVNESDISATTDTDTSDNTIAEDASEGTAVGITASATDDDATDTVSYSVDDGRFTVDADGTVRVASGAAFDAETEGSIDITVTSTSTDGTTSQETFTVAVSDVNESDVSATTDTDASDNTIAEDASEGTAVGITASATDDDATDTVSYSVDDGRFTVDADGTVRVASGAAFDAETEGSIDITVTSTSTDGTTSQETFTVAVSDVNESDVSATTDTDASDNTIAEDVSEGTAVGITASATDDDVTDTVSYAVDDGRFTVDADGTVRVASGAAFDAETEGSIDITVTSTSTDGTTSQETFTVAVSDVNESDVSATTDTDASDNTIAEDASEGTAVGITASATDDDVTDTVSYAVDDGRFTVDADGTVRVASGAAFDAETEGSIDITVTSTSTDGTTSQETFTVAVSDVNESDVSATTDTDASDNTIAEDASEGTAVGITASATDDDVTDTVSYAVDDGRFTVDADGTVRVAAGAAFDAETEGSIDITVTSTSTDGTTSQETFTVAVSDVNESDISATTDTDTSDNTIAEDASEGTAVGITASATDDDVTDTVSYAVDDGRFTVDADGTVRVASGAAFDAETEGSIDITVTSTSTDGTTSQETFTVAVSDVNESDVSATTDTDASDNTIAEDASEGTAVGITASATDDDVTDTVSYAVDDGRFTVDADGTVRVASGAAFDAETEGSIDITVTSTSTDGTTSQETFTVAVSDVNESDVSATTDTDASDNTIAEDASEGTAVGITASATDDDVTDTVSYAVDDGRFTVDADGTVRVAAGAAFDAETEGSIDITVTSTSTDGTTSQETFTVAVSDVNESDVSATADTDASDNTIAEDASEGTAVGITASATDDDATDTVSYSVDDGRFTVDADGTVRVAAGAAFDAETEGSIDITVTSTSTDGTTSQETFTVAVSDVDEFDVGAVTDTDATANTIAEDASAGATVGVTAFAEDTDADDTVSYTVDDNRFEVAADGTVTVASGATFDAETEGSIDFTVTATSTDGSTSQETFTVDVSDVNEEAVSAVTDADASANSVDEDAAAGTTVGVTAIATDSDSTDEVSYSIDDNRFEVAADGTVTVAEGASFDAETEGSIDITVTATSTDGSTSQETFSVGVNDVNEASVGATTDADAAANTVAEDAAIGTEVGITAQAEDSDVSDDVTYNLSDDAGGKFAIDADTGVVTVAGDLDYETATSHTIEVTATSSDGSTSTQNFTVNVSDTADETPTDMTFTGNENLRIENGTISAGSVVAEVATVADADAGDTFTYSLTDTADGKFAIDSSSGEITLVSDHDASTAYNDTVTVQVTDSGGNSYSEDVGIYLGTDDADTLTGTGLTDIMYGFDGSDTLDGGAGDDALYAADDDYETIGASGEVSNSYSLIKLGNMTDIDPDESNSSSENSADLLGSYGTSDEPLYTQIVDATANNTNGDSILQDDDNSASDDDDDELDDDEAPSSSAETFTIGGSDYGLDSVQGYDATVTFTDGTTGTFTAVVVQLDNGDVYLAPEYASNDDATLLTSGPIQGISLDTVLGDYSLYANRLDTDYVTTEGDTLIGGEGNDTLVGSIGDDTLDGGDGNDTLTGGDGTNTLTGGDGDDTFIGGAGVDAIDGGAGTDHIDYSNSTEAVHLAMQDTDSSGIDGEYTNTSAGGFSGDAAGDSYSNLEEVTTTDFDDKVYGGDTDMTFNLGDGNDVFDTGTNAAVDTVNAGAGDDTLWTGDGADVIDGGAGADRIYGEAGNDTIDGGTGNDLILGQSGDDTITGGTGDDTLLGGDGSDLFMHGLGDGNDTISGGTGGGWTDVIEMSGSDSGGAVGDYGTDWTETISTGSVDATDTENQSLDLSDDAAGAVDFSDSSQVNFTDVEEIRW